The proteins below come from a single Desulfitobacterium metallireducens DSM 15288 genomic window:
- a CDS encoding ABC transporter ATP-binding protein, protein MPNEEQAKRGPRFGGPMHGMGNVEKAKDFKGTLTKLAKYLGTYKLRLLGVLLCAIASTVFNIVGPKILGNATSQIFEGLIAKIGGTGGIDFESITRLLLFLLSLYLISALFSMIQGWIMTAIANDVTYRLRKEISQKINRIPLKYFESRTFGEVLSRITNDIDTLGQSLNQSLTQLITSVITLIGVIIMMLSISIPMTLVTFLILPLSAALIGSVMKYSQKYFRAQQKYLGEINGQVEEVYSGLNIVKAYNQEEVFVKEFEQTNDKLYDSGWKAQVISGMMMPIMQFIGNLGYVAVAILGGYLAIKNAIRVGDIQAFIQYVRSFTQPIQQLAQVTNMLQSTVAASERVFEFLEEAEEQQLTNNPASLEHLVGDVSFQHVAFGYNPEQLIIHDFSTDVKSGQKVAIVGPTGAGKTTIVKLLMRFYDVNSGSIQLDGHDLRDFDRNELRNMFGMVLQDTWLFNGTIMENIRYGRLDASDEEVIAAAKAAHAHHFIMTLPEGYNMMLNEESSNLSQGQKQLLTIARAILADNKILILDEATSSVDTRTEILIQKAMDHLMKDRTSFVIAHRLSTIKNSDLILCMKDGDIIEQGTHDELILKDGFYANLYNSQFENAS, encoded by the coding sequence ATGCCTAATGAAGAACAAGCAAAACGCGGACCTAGGTTTGGTGGACCTATGCATGGTATGGGCAACGTTGAGAAGGCTAAGGACTTTAAAGGAACCCTAACCAAGCTGGCAAAATACTTAGGGACTTATAAATTACGATTGCTTGGAGTGTTACTTTGCGCCATTGCCAGCACCGTTTTTAATATCGTTGGTCCAAAAATTTTAGGAAATGCGACCAGTCAAATTTTTGAAGGTTTGATCGCCAAAATCGGAGGAACAGGTGGCATCGACTTTGAAAGTATAACCCGCCTCCTTCTCTTCCTGCTCAGTCTCTATCTTATTAGTGCCCTATTCTCCATGATCCAAGGTTGGATCATGACCGCCATCGCCAATGATGTAACGTATCGTTTAAGGAAGGAAATCTCTCAAAAGATTAATCGCATCCCTTTAAAATATTTTGAGAGCCGAACCTTTGGTGAAGTCTTATCTCGCATAACGAATGATATCGATACACTGGGACAAAGCTTAAACCAAAGTTTAACTCAGTTAATCACCTCGGTCATTACCTTGATCGGCGTCATTATTATGATGCTGAGTATCAGTATCCCCATGACACTCGTCACTTTTCTTATTCTGCCCTTATCAGCAGCATTGATTGGTAGCGTCATGAAGTATTCCCAAAAATACTTCCGTGCTCAGCAAAAATATTTAGGTGAAATTAATGGTCAGGTTGAAGAAGTTTACTCCGGACTCAATATTGTCAAGGCTTATAATCAAGAAGAAGTTTTCGTCAAAGAGTTTGAGCAAACCAACGATAAACTCTATGATTCCGGATGGAAAGCCCAAGTTATTTCCGGCATGATGATGCCGATCATGCAATTTATTGGGAATCTAGGGTATGTCGCTGTTGCCATCCTGGGTGGGTACCTCGCCATCAAAAATGCGATTCGCGTCGGAGATATTCAAGCCTTTATCCAGTATGTCAGAAGTTTTACCCAGCCCATACAGCAGCTGGCCCAAGTCACCAATATGCTCCAATCGACCGTCGCTGCCTCGGAGCGTGTCTTTGAGTTTTTAGAGGAAGCTGAAGAACAACAGTTAACGAATAATCCCGCTTCACTTGAACACTTAGTGGGCGACGTCTCCTTTCAGCATGTCGCTTTCGGTTATAATCCAGAGCAGCTCATTATCCACGATTTCTCCACGGATGTAAAAAGTGGACAAAAAGTGGCGATCGTAGGCCCCACCGGCGCAGGTAAAACAACTATAGTCAAGCTGCTTATGCGCTTTTATGATGTCAACAGCGGCTCCATTCAGCTTGACGGTCATGACCTAAGAGATTTTGATCGCAATGAACTCAGAAATATGTTTGGAATGGTCCTTCAAGACACTTGGCTCTTTAATGGCACGATCATGGAGAATATCCGTTATGGCCGGTTAGATGCCAGTGATGAAGAAGTTATCGCAGCCGCCAAAGCCGCTCACGCCCATCACTTCATTATGACTCTGCCCGAAGGCTATAACATGATGCTTAATGAAGAAAGCAGTAACCTCTCTCAAGGTCAAAAACAGTTGCTGACTATTGCCCGAGCGATTCTTGCAGATAATAAGATCCTGATTCTCGATGAAGCGACAAGCTCTGTAGATACCCGAACGGAGATCCTCATTCAAAAGGCGATGGACCATCTGATGAAGGACAGAACGAGCTTTGTCATCGCTCACCGACTCTCGACGATTAAAAATTCCGATTTGATTCTCTGTATGAAAGATGGAGATATCATCGAGCAAGGCACCCATGATGAATTAATATTAAAAGATGGCTTCTATGCGAATCTTTACAACAGCCAGTTTGAAAATGCATCTTAA
- a CDS encoding MarR family winged helix-turn-helix transcriptional regulator, whose amino-acid sequence MKAHSSIVILIMQVFHSHLHYNFAKLEKVDMHPRQFPMLKIISEYPGLKQSEIAEKLRIKPPTVAVSVKRLEKAGYIEKKHDDHNQRISRIYITDTGAQVMELGRAIISEEEQTLLQGFSPEEIALVREYLQRINQNLTKQNSLI is encoded by the coding sequence ATGAAAGCCCATTCTTCTATTGTCATCTTAATCATGCAGGTTTTCCATTCTCATCTTCATTATAATTTCGCTAAGCTAGAAAAAGTCGATATGCATCCCCGGCAATTTCCCATGTTAAAGATAATATCTGAGTACCCTGGACTTAAGCAAAGCGAAATTGCGGAAAAGCTACGCATCAAACCGCCAACCGTTGCAGTGAGTGTCAAACGTTTGGAAAAAGCTGGCTATATCGAAAAAAAGCATGATGACCATAATCAGAGAATCTCCAGGATCTACATTACTGATACAGGAGCTCAAGTGATGGAACTAGGGAGAGCGATTATCTCAGAAGAAGAACAGACGCTGTTACAAGGCTTTTCTCCTGAAGAAATAGCTTTAGTCCGTGAGTATTTACAACGGATAAATCAAAATCTTACAAAACAAAATTCACTTATATAA